The following proteins are co-located in the Dermochelys coriacea isolate rDerCor1 chromosome 4, rDerCor1.pri.v4, whole genome shotgun sequence genome:
- the CASP3 gene encoding caspase-3: MADIKDGLQSAHDEADAKSLFGSQGKSLPVSKSMDSGIQPDESYKMDYPEIGICIIINNKNFLPVTGMSFRSGTDADAAHIRDTFMTLGYKVNLHNDRTGKQMFDILQNVAKDDHSNRSSFVCVLLSHGEDGLIYGTDGPLELKILTGLFRGDRCKSLVGKPKLFFFQACRGTELDSGVETDSSSEENTCQKMPVEADFLYAYSTVPGYYSWRNSSEGSWFIQSLCLMLKQHAKKLELMQILTRVNRKVAEFRSYSNQPGFHGKKQIPCIVSMLTKELYFAH; the protein is encoded by the exons ATGGCAGATATAAAAGATGGACTGCAATCAGCTCATGATGAGGCAGATGCAAAATCTCTCTTTGGTTCCCAAGG AAAGAGCCTGCCTGTTAGCAAATCCATGGACTCTGGAATACAGCCAGATGAGAGTTACAAAATGGATTATCCAGAAATTGGGAtatgtataataataaataataagaactTCCTGCCAGTCACTG GAATGTCATTCCGATCTGGTACTGATGCAGATGCTGCACACATCAGAGATACTTTTATGACTTTGGGATATAAAGTCAACCTTCACAATGATCGTACAGGGAAGCAAATGTTTGACATCTTGCAAAATG TTGCTAAAGATGATCACAGCAATCGAAgtagttttgtttgtgtgttgttAAGTCATGGTGAAGATGGATTAATCTATGGTACAGATGGTCCTCTTGAATTGAAAATATTAACAGGCCTGTTCAGAGGAGACAGATGTAAGAGTCTTGTGGGAAAGCCAAAACTTTTCTTCTTTCAG GCTTGTAGAGGGACAGAATTAGATTCTGGTGTTGAGACAGACAGTAGCTCAGAGGAAAATACATGTCAGAAAATGCCTGTAGAAGCAGACTTCCTATATGCATATTCTACTGTTCCAG GCTATTACTCCTGGAGAAACTCATCAGAAGGCTCCTGGTTTATTCAGTCGCTTTGTTTGATGCTGAAACAACATGCAAAGAAACTTGAGCTTATGCAGATACTAACACGTGTAAATCGCAAGGTGGCAGAATTTCGTTCGTATTCAAACCAACCAGGTTTTCATGGAAAGAAGCAGATTCCATGTATTGTGTCCATGCTCACCAAAGAACTGTACTTCGCTCACTAA